The following proteins come from a genomic window of Pirellula staleyi DSM 6068:
- a CDS encoding S1 RNA-binding domain-containing protein yields the protein MLSIGDVVTAEVISVQVFGVFCRYASREMLVVIPETSWIASFNSCLQFAAVGDELEVIVLNIDHPTGKVAASVKAIHPDPWENGTIVVGKLYETKVVRFVESADRADHQPGYLMELVPGGYAMIPAENRQLPIGQTIVVRLLAADFRHRSVIVGWA from the coding sequence ATGCTATCGATCGGCGATGTCGTTACAGCTGAAGTCATCTCGGTACAAGTGTTTGGAGTTTTTTGTCGCTACGCATCCCGAGAAATGCTCGTGGTAATCCCTGAGACTTCGTGGATCGCCTCCTTCAACTCCTGTCTACAATTTGCCGCCGTTGGTGATGAACTCGAGGTAATTGTCCTCAACATCGACCATCCCACCGGAAAAGTTGCCGCGAGCGTCAAGGCGATTCATCCCGATCCTTGGGAAAACGGCACCATTGTTGTGGGAAAACTCTACGAAACCAAAGTCGTGCGTTTCGTGGAATCAGCAGATCGAGCTGACCATCAGCCTGGCTACTTAATGGAGCTCGTCCCCGGTGGCTACGCCATGATTCCTGCGGAAAATCGTCAACTACCCATCGGACAAACCATTGTCGTGCGATTGCTCGCTGCTGATTTTCGTCATCGATCGGTCATCGTCGGCTGGGCATGA
- a CDS encoding alpha/beta hydrolase has protein sequence MTTAPVPLVLFSGLAADASLFAPQRLAFPQLIVPPWPVPIAGDTLESYCDRLADDLQSHRDPILGGASFGGIIALHVAKRLQPRAVVLIGSVRAPDELPRIARAGRPLKPLVPLIPVSLLQLVTAPLTTRIARRIAPHFAGLARQFYDCDRRVFKWSLARILDWSVAPQLDCPVLQIHGDCDRVMPIRYTHPDTIVAGGGHVLSLTHPAEVNNFLRAAIAKYGG, from the coding sequence ATGACAACCGCACCGGTGCCGCTCGTTCTCTTTTCGGGTCTGGCGGCAGATGCGAGTCTGTTTGCGCCGCAGCGGTTGGCGTTTCCGCAATTGATCGTTCCGCCGTGGCCTGTTCCGATCGCTGGCGATACTCTTGAAAGTTACTGCGACCGACTGGCCGACGATTTACAGTCGCACCGCGATCCGATTCTTGGGGGCGCTTCGTTTGGTGGCATCATCGCATTGCATGTGGCCAAACGACTTCAGCCTCGCGCGGTTGTTTTGATCGGCAGCGTGCGAGCGCCAGACGAACTACCCCGTATCGCGCGCGCTGGCCGCCCGCTAAAACCGCTGGTGCCGCTCATTCCGGTTTCGCTGCTTCAGCTAGTCACTGCGCCGCTGACGACACGGATAGCACGTCGAATCGCGCCCCATTTTGCCGGGTTGGCCAGGCAGTTTTATGACTGCGATCGGCGGGTTTTTAAGTGGTCACTTGCGCGAATCCTCGACTGGTCAGTGGCGCCGCAGCTTGATTGTCCGGTCCTGCAAATACATGGCGATTGCGACCGTGTCATGCCGATTCGCTACACCCATCCCGACACGATTGTCGCCGGCGGCGGCCATGTCCTATCGCTCACCCATCCAGCCGAAGTGAACAACTTCCTGCGTGCTGCGATTGCAAAGTATGGAGGCTGA
- a CDS encoding DUF1501 domain-containing protein, which yields MSQNPSILSGLSRRRFLTGAAAATTLVASDMTVLNVLQSQAMADELKKNQKRVILLWLAGGASQLETFDPKPGTANGGPFRAIPTNIPGVHISELMPKLAQRMQNTCIIRSLDTGNGDHGGGARLMHLGRRDEPTVKYPDLGAVIARELGRVDSQVPDYVSFYTATEGRGSAISQSGFLGARYNAMFLTEGSTPPNLRRLEQLSDVDHQERADLRKILNERFIRARTSSSMASHNEAYARVRGLMASEELFDLSKESQAMRDKYGPTLFAEQCLIARRLVEAGTPFVKVSRAWWDSHGQNFETHLELVSELDHVMTTLLDDLSDRGLLENTLVVTLSEFGRTPQINASLGRDHFASAWSVSLSGCGIKGGAVYGKSTDDGREVAEGKIGAAELFATIFKALGINHHKDYFVGARPLPLTDPGTNPVNDVLA from the coding sequence ATGAGCCAAAATCCATCGATTCTGAGTGGCCTTTCGCGGCGACGCTTCCTCACCGGAGCCGCTGCTGCGACCACGCTCGTGGCCAGCGATATGACGGTGCTCAACGTGCTGCAAAGCCAGGCGATGGCCGACGAGCTCAAGAAGAATCAGAAGCGGGTGATCTTGCTCTGGCTCGCCGGTGGCGCAAGTCAACTCGAGACCTTCGATCCCAAACCGGGAACTGCCAACGGTGGTCCGTTCCGCGCCATTCCGACCAACATACCGGGCGTGCACATCAGCGAGCTGATGCCCAAACTAGCGCAGCGCATGCAAAACACCTGCATCATCCGCTCGCTCGACACCGGCAATGGCGACCATGGTGGCGGCGCTCGTTTGATGCATCTCGGCAGGCGCGATGAACCGACGGTGAAGTATCCCGATCTCGGCGCGGTGATCGCCCGCGAACTGGGGCGGGTCGATAGCCAGGTTCCCGACTACGTCAGCTTCTACACCGCCACCGAAGGGCGCGGCAGCGCGATCAGCCAGTCTGGCTTTCTCGGCGCACGCTACAACGCGATGTTCCTCACCGAAGGGAGCACCCCACCGAACTTGCGCCGCCTCGAGCAGCTGTCCGATGTCGACCATCAAGAACGGGCCGATTTGCGGAAGATCCTCAACGAGCGTTTCATTCGCGCACGAACGTCGTCGTCGATGGCCAGCCACAACGAAGCCTACGCACGCGTCCGCGGACTGATGGCGAGCGAAGAGCTGTTCGACCTGTCGAAAGAATCGCAGGCGATGCGCGACAAGTACGGCCCCACTCTGTTCGCCGAGCAGTGCCTCATCGCCCGCCGCCTCGTGGAAGCGGGAACTCCGTTTGTGAAAGTCTCGCGCGCTTGGTGGGACAGCCACGGACAGAACTTCGAAACGCATCTCGAACTCGTTAGCGAGCTCGACCATGTGATGACCACCTTGCTCGACGATCTCAGCGACCGCGGGCTCCTCGAAAACACGCTCGTCGTGACGCTCAGCGAATTCGGCCGGACACCGCAAATCAACGCCAGCCTGGGGCGCGATCACTTTGCCAGCGCCTGGAGCGTTTCGCTCTCGGGCTGCGGCATTAAAGGGGGCGCTGTCTACGGCAAAAGCACCGACGATGGCCGCGAAGTGGCGGAAGGAAAAATCGGCGCCGCCGAGCTGTTTGCCACCATCTTCAAAGCGCTCGGCATCAATCATCACAAAGACTATTTCGTCGGCGCTCGCCCTCTCCCACTCACCGATCCTGGGACCAATCCTGTGAATGACGTGCTCGCTTAA
- a CDS encoding DUF1549 domain-containing protein has product MPRSLSLACCALATLLALTLGSWASAEDLLPADKPIEEAINHYITARLAAKSITPAPLADDANLLRRTMLDLVGRPPIAAEVRAYQANTDPAKRTLMVDSLLATPSFVRQQTAELDALLMKGARGSLRDYLAEAVKNNKPWSDMFRDMIVGQEGDTEQKGAIQFIRSRTADLDQLTADASVLFFGVNVSCAKCHDHPLVSDWTQEHYFGMKSFFSRTFEVGDRIGEKSYGLVDYKTVEGESKVAKLMFLTSEVVDEPASAEPDEAARKAEKELLEQLKKEKQTPPAPAFSRRAKLVEVGLAKRDDSFFARAAVNHTWNRLLGRGLVMPVDQMHSENPASHPELLAWLARDFQEHNYDLKRLVRGIVLSEAYARSSRWEASSERPADDYFAAALVRPLKPWQYATALRLATLAPERFPADLSAEELEKRMEQTEGSARGLAGLFELPGEEFQVSVDEALLLSNSDRIQNELLRDGGDTLVGMLEKIDNTAERAETAVWQTTARNPESVEVEAIRTYFDARSDRRKEAVKQVIWSLITSSELRFNY; this is encoded by the coding sequence ATGCCTCGTTCGCTTTCTCTTGCGTGCTGCGCACTTGCCACGCTCCTGGCGCTGACGCTCGGTTCGTGGGCCTCCGCCGAGGATCTGCTCCCCGCCGATAAGCCGATCGAAGAGGCGATCAACCACTACATCACCGCCCGGCTCGCAGCCAAGAGCATCACCCCGGCACCACTGGCCGACGATGCCAACTTGCTACGTCGCACGATGCTCGATCTGGTTGGGCGTCCTCCCATCGCAGCGGAAGTGCGGGCCTATCAAGCCAACACCGATCCGGCCAAACGGACCTTGATGGTCGACAGCCTGCTCGCCACGCCGTCGTTTGTGCGTCAGCAAACAGCCGAACTCGACGCGCTGCTGATGAAGGGTGCTCGCGGTTCGCTTCGCGACTATCTGGCCGAAGCGGTGAAGAACAACAAGCCTTGGAGCGACATGTTTCGCGACATGATCGTCGGCCAAGAGGGAGACACCGAGCAGAAGGGGGCGATTCAGTTCATTCGCTCGCGCACGGCCGATCTCGATCAGCTGACCGCCGATGCGAGTGTGCTCTTCTTCGGGGTGAATGTCAGCTGCGCCAAGTGTCACGATCATCCGCTGGTGAGCGACTGGACGCAGGAGCATTACTTCGGGATGAAGTCGTTCTTCAGCCGCACGTTTGAAGTGGGGGATCGGATCGGCGAGAAGAGCTACGGTCTGGTCGACTACAAGACGGTGGAAGGGGAATCGAAGGTTGCCAAGCTGATGTTCCTGACGAGTGAAGTGGTCGACGAACCAGCTTCGGCCGAGCCCGACGAAGCGGCGCGCAAAGCGGAGAAGGAACTGCTCGAGCAGCTGAAGAAAGAGAAGCAAACGCCCCCTGCGCCGGCCTTTTCGCGCCGCGCGAAGCTGGTGGAGGTGGGGCTGGCCAAGCGCGACGATTCGTTCTTCGCTCGCGCTGCTGTGAATCACACCTGGAATCGTCTGCTCGGTCGCGGGCTGGTGATGCCGGTCGATCAGATGCATAGCGAGAACCCGGCCAGCCATCCCGAACTGCTCGCCTGGCTTGCGCGTGATTTTCAAGAGCACAACTACGATCTGAAGCGGCTCGTGCGCGGCATCGTGCTGAGCGAGGCCTATGCTCGCAGCAGCCGCTGGGAAGCGTCGAGCGAGCGACCTGCTGACGACTATTTTGCCGCCGCGCTGGTGCGTCCCCTCAAGCCTTGGCAATATGCCACCGCACTCCGTTTGGCGACACTCGCTCCCGAACGTTTTCCCGCCGATCTCTCGGCCGAAGAACTCGAAAAACGGATGGAGCAGACCGAAGGCAGCGCCCGTGGATTGGCTGGTCTGTTCGAACTTCCGGGGGAAGAGTTTCAGGTGAGTGTCGACGAAGCGCTGCTGCTCTCCAACAGCGACCGAATTCAAAACGAACTTCTTCGCGACGGTGGCGACACGCTGGTGGGGATGCTCGAGAAAATCGACAACACTGCCGAGCGCGCCGAAACCGCAGTCTGGCAAACCACCGCGCGAAATCCCGAAAGTGTCGAAGTCGAAGCGATTCGCACCTACTTCGATGCCCGCAGCGATCGCCGCAAAGAAGCGGTGAAGCAAGTGATCTGGTCCCTCATCACCAGCAGCGAACTCCGTTTCAACTACTAA
- a CDS encoding Fic/DOC family N-terminal domain-containing protein: protein MDIARFSAASPGQTIEIRTPARDWAFLPDALPPCDWRIPEHLWPLIADAREALGTLNGIGQTLPDPTLLVRPLQNRESLASSSIEGTFVTPEQLLLYQLDPEDQPPGNHQAADWQEVANYTAALQQGVQLLVDLPICNRVIRQMHRVLMQGVRGFSKSPGEFRKRQVLIGSQGRFIPPPAEHVEPLMSDLEHYVNLKPSSTEPLIACFLVHYQFETIYPFEDGNGRVGRALLALMIYKLLGHSHPWLYLSPYFEEYRDEYMRYLFEVSSQGAWNQWIEFCLRGTIHQAHDARQRCLQFNQLRKTFHSRISAPTARSYRLIESLFSEPIVTIPSVARKLGIAYHTAQEDIKRLVNAGILAPLEHRRPKAFSAQAVIDVAYRSSDV, encoded by the coding sequence ATGGACATTGCACGGTTCTCAGCCGCCTCGCCGGGCCAGACGATCGAAATCCGCACCCCTGCACGCGACTGGGCCTTCCTCCCAGATGCGTTGCCCCCTTGCGACTGGCGAATTCCCGAGCATCTCTGGCCCCTGATCGCCGACGCGCGCGAAGCTTTGGGGACTCTCAACGGCATCGGCCAAACGCTTCCCGACCCCACGCTGCTGGTCCGTCCGCTGCAAAATCGCGAGTCGCTCGCATCGTCGAGCATCGAAGGAACGTTCGTCACCCCCGAGCAGCTGTTGCTCTACCAGCTCGATCCCGAAGATCAGCCACCCGGCAATCACCAAGCTGCCGACTGGCAGGAAGTGGCGAACTACACTGCGGCGCTCCAGCAAGGAGTGCAGCTGCTGGTCGACCTGCCGATCTGCAACCGGGTGATCCGGCAGATGCACCGAGTGCTGATGCAGGGAGTGCGTGGTTTCAGCAAGTCGCCCGGTGAGTTTCGCAAACGACAAGTTCTGATCGGCTCGCAGGGAAGATTCATCCCGCCACCGGCCGAGCATGTCGAGCCACTGATGTCGGACCTCGAACACTATGTGAACTTAAAACCCTCCAGCACCGAGCCGCTGATTGCCTGCTTCCTGGTGCACTATCAATTCGAAACGATTTACCCGTTCGAAGATGGCAACGGTCGTGTCGGTCGCGCACTCCTGGCGCTCATGATCTACAAACTACTCGGGCACTCGCATCCGTGGCTCTATCTCAGCCCCTATTTCGAAGAGTATCGCGACGAATACATGCGTTATCTCTTCGAAGTCAGTTCGCAAGGGGCGTGGAATCAGTGGATCGAATTCTGCCTGCGTGGCACGATTCATCAGGCGCACGATGCCCGCCAGCGCTGCTTGCAATTCAATCAGCTGCGCAAGACTTTTCACAGCCGAATCTCGGCCCCCACAGCGCGCAGCTATCGGCTCATCGAGTCGCTTTTCTCAGAGCCAATCGTCACCATTCCGTCGGTCGCGCGGAAGCTCGGCATCGCCTATCACACCGCGCAGGAGGACATCAAACGGCTCGTCAATGCCGGAATCCTCGCGCCGCTGGAGCATCGCCGGCCCAAGGCATTCTCTGCCCAGGCAGTAATCGACGTCGCCTATCGCTCGAGCGACGTGTAA